The Clostridiales bacterium nucleotide sequence TTTTTTAAATTATTGGTCGGTTTTCCAATACCGATAATATTTGCACTACTACTAAATGAAATTAAACAGTCAAGATTTAAAAAATTCATACAGACAGTTACATATCTACCTCACTTTTTATCATGGATTATTGTAGCTGGTATCATGTTGATTTGGCTTGCGGATTCAGGACTGCTTACAAAAGCACTTTATCATATGCATATAGTAGACGATACAAGTAACATGTTGGCGAATGCCAATTACTTCTGGGCTATTTCCGTCATTTCAGAATTATGGAAGGAATTCGGGTGGAACTCGATTATTTATCTAGCAGCTATCGCAGGTATCGATATGGAACTGTTTGAAGCTGCAAGAATCGATGGTGCAGGTAAATTCAGACAGATATGGAATATAACACTTCCTTCTATCGCACCGACGGTTGTATTGATGCTCATTCTGTCAATAAGCGGGCTGTTTGGTTCGAACTTTGACCAGATTTTTGTTTTAAGAAATGCAGTAAATGCCCCTGCTTCAAATGTTATTGATATTTACGTTTATCAGCAGTCATTCATGTATAATCGTTTTGATTATGCAACGGCAGTTGGTCTGTTTAGATCCCTGGTTTCGGCTATTTTGCTGGTTGGTGCAAATGCATTTGCACGCCGTTCGACAGGCAACTCGATATTCTAAATTTTAAGAGAGGAGAATTAATGTGACATTCAAAAAAAGTCGTGAAACTACAGGAGAAACAATTTTTGACGTTGTCAATATATTGATTATGATATTGTTATTACTATCAGTAGCATATCCAATATGGTATATTCTAGTTTATTCGTTTGATGATGCTATAGATGCGTCAAAAGCTGCTTTTATGTTATTCCCTAGAAAGTTTACTCTATATAACTATAATATTGTATTTAAGGATAAAGCAATCTTTCATGCGTTCGCAATTACAGTTTTAAGAACAGTTGTAGGTACTGTTTCCAGTGTCTTCTTTACTGCTATGGTATCTTATGGACTAAGTAAAAAATATCTTATAGGAAGAAAAATATATATGGGCATCGGCATAGTCACATTGGTATTTTCAGCAGGAATGATTCCATCTTATTTTGTAATTAAATCTTTACATCTGTTAAACAGCTTTTGGGTTTATATTATTCCCGGACTGTTCTCTTTTTACAATGCACTGATTTTTATTTCCTTCTTCAAGGGCCTTCCCGATTCAATTGAAGAATCTGCGCAGATAGATGGAGCAAATGAGTTTACTATTTTTTTAAGAATTATCATCCCGCTTTCAATGCCAGTCATAGCCACAATCGCGCTTTTTAATGGAGTTGGCCAATATAACGATTATTTTACATATGTCCTCTATATTACCGACAACGAAAGTTTACGCACGATGCAAAATTATCTATATCAGATTATTCAAGCAAATACTGCTTTGGCAATGATGAAAAATGTACCGGCAGAGATGATGGCGCAGAACAAAACCTCTGCTGAATCCTTGAAATATGCTTCGATGGTCGTTACCTGTGTACCAATCGTCATTGTTTATCCATTTTTGCAAAAGTATTTTATAAAGGGAGTTTTAATAGGTTCAGTAAAAGGATAAAAGTACAGGCAAATTTGAAAACCGGTATTTAATCGTTCTATGTGAAGTTAACTCAGAATTTACTATAAAATAAATATGTTCTGGGATAACAATATATATTTAGGAGGAATCTGTATGAAAAAGAGGATTATTTCCTTATGTATTGCAGTAGCACTTGCTATAAGTATGTTTGCTGGCTGTGCTAACAAAAACGATAAGAAAAGCGCAGCTTCGAGTGAACAGGCAAATGCTGAAAAACCTGTCGACTGGTATTTGAATCTCTCATGGTTTTCTTCAAAATGGGGCGATGACTGGGTCACCCAAAAGATTATAAAAGATACCGGGTTTAAGGTAAACGTAATTGTACCTCCAGCAGGCGGCGAAAACCAGAAGCTGACAACCATGATTGCATCTGGCACCTTACCTGATTTGATAACATTGGGCTGGTCTGATACAAATTTGAATCAGATGATTTCAGCCAAAATGCTTACACCTCTAAATAAATTGGCAGATAAGTATGCGCCTGATTTCTACAAGAATGCTGATAAGGATGTTCTTATTTGGAATACAAAGGACGATGGAAATGTCTATGGGTATAATTGTTATACAACCAACCCGGAAGCAGTTAAGAACGATCCGAATGTCTTCTCCAATTATGATATGTGGGTAAGGAAAGATATTTATGAAGCAATAGGAAAACCGGATATGGCGACAACGGAAGGTTTTTTAAAAGCTTTAAGGGACGCCAAGGCAAAGTATCCAACAGTTGAGAATGGAACATTAATCCCTCTGGGTGTCAAACCATTCGGCGCTGATGGAGATGAAAATGGCAGCCTTTCATTGTGCAGGGAATTGATGGATTTTCTTGCTATACCTTACCAGACTTCCGATGGAAAAATTTATGACCGTTATACAGATCCTGAGTATCTTCGCTGGCTGAAGATGTTCCGCCAGGCAACACAGGAAAAGCTTATACCTCCTGATGATTTTGCAGACAATGGGGACAAGGTATGTACCAATCTGCAGAATGGAAGATATTTCTGCATGATAGATCAATGGACAGACTATACCGGCCAGATACAAACCTGGTATGCAAGCAATCCCGATAAAGCATATATAGCTATTCCGGGGCCTAAGAATATAAGTGGAGCAGAACCAACGCTTAGCGCAGGCTCCCCTAATGGCTGGCTGACAACAGTTATTTCCGCGACAGGAAAGCATCAGGAAAATGCTATTAAATTTATGACTTATATGCTTTCACCTGAAGCTACCGAACTGCAGATTGCGGGTATTGAAGGTAAAACATTTACAAAGCAAGGAGACAAATATATAATCACACAGGAATACAAAGATATGCTTGCAAAGAATGACGTTTCGTCCGGCGTAGGACAATGGGCATATTTCTGCACAAACCCACAAAGCGTAGATTATATTGATAATATCCTGCCTTCAACAAAATTAATAAGAGATTGGAACAAGCCTTATTCTTTCTACAATGGGGCCTTTGAGTTCGTACCTTTTGAGGCAAACACTCCTGAGGCCAAAAATCAGGTTTCTCTATATTCACTGTGGGATAAAACACTGCCATCACTGTTACATGCTAAATCCGATGCCGATTTTGATAAAATAATGAGCGATTACGTTGCAAAGCGTAAAACCTTAGGATATGATACAGTGAATGCAGCGCTGCAAAAGCAGCTTGATTCCAATAATGCAAAAATCGCTAAATTTGCAAAATAAAAGACTTTAAAATGGTGGATATACTGTTTAACAGTATATCCACCATTTTCTGTTATTATAATCTTAGTCTGTTGAATTCGCATGGCAAATAAAACAATCAACCCCATCTGATATACTTAATACCATAAATAAGGATTTTTAATTTTAGTGTTTATTAATCTTTTCAACCGCCATCAGGAGAAGAATCCCAAGACCGCCTACTGAAAAGAATTCTCCAAGACCTATCGTAAGCACTGTCAGCAGGTATGGGGCATTTGAAAACTTGCTCACCCATATTGATACTATAAAAGCATTTAGAACCACAGGAGGCACTACTGCAAGTATCCTATTCGGCATTTTTGATGTTAAATATGCCGCCAGAAGCGTTACAAGGCTTCCGAAAACGATATCTACAAGACCCAGCCCCCCAAATATATTAGCTATCAAACAGCCTATAAAGACTCCGGGTATAGCTGCACTATCTATAAAAGGCAAAATAACCAAGGCTTCGGAAATCCTGACCTGTATTGCTGAAAATGAAAGGCTACCGAGTGCTAATGTGAGTGCAACATATATGGCTGCAATTATTCCAGCCTTTGCTATGTACTTAGAATCATATTTTACCAAATTAACCACCTCTCAACATTTTAATTTATTACCTCAGGCATAATGCCTGAGGTAATAAATTAACTTCCAATTATATTTCCATTATTATAGGCAAAATCATAGGCTTACGCTTTGTCTTTTCATAAAGGAAACCCCTTAGAGCCTCTTTTATATTGGTCTTGATTGTTGACCAATCTGAAATTTGCTTCTCCTCGCAT carries:
- a CDS encoding carbohydrate ABC transporter permease, with protein sequence MTFKKSRETTGETIFDVVNILIMILLLLSVAYPIWYILVYSFDDAIDASKAAFMLFPRKFTLYNYNIVFKDKAIFHAFAITVLRTVVGTVSSVFFTAMVSYGLSKKYLIGRKIYMGIGIVTLVFSAGMIPSYFVIKSLHLLNSFWVYIIPGLFSFYNALIFISFFKGLPDSIEESAQIDGANEFTIFLRIIIPLSMPVIATIALFNGVGQYNDYFTYVLYITDNESLRTMQNYLYQIIQANTALAMMKNVPAEMMAQNKTSAESLKYASMVVTCVPIVIVYPFLQKYFIKGVLIGSVKG
- a CDS encoding QueT transporter family protein is translated as MVKYDSKYIAKAGIIAAIYVALTLALGSLSFSAIQVRISEALVILPFIDSAAIPGVFIGCLIANIFGGLGLVDIVFGSLVTLLAAYLTSKMPNRILAVVPPVVLNAFIVSIWVSKFSNAPYLLTVLTIGLGEFFSVGGLGILLLMAVEKINKH
- a CDS encoding ABC transporter permease subunit, producing MLVFNLYPVYFAQIGFKEYNVTMGTNLSLAHWVGLSYIKEFLNSPDFSNVMINTIGISFFKLLVGFPIPIIFALLLNEIKQSRFKKFIQTVTYLPHFLSWIIVAGIMLIWLADSGLLTKALYHMHIVDDTSNMLANANYFWAISVISELWKEFGWNSIIYLAAIAGIDMELFEAARIDGAGKFRQIWNITLPSIAPTVVLMLILSISGLFGSNFDQIFVLRNAVNAPASNVIDIYVYQQSFMYNRFDYATAVGLFRSLVSAILLVGANAFARRSTGNSIF
- a CDS encoding extracellular solute-binding protein, which gives rise to MKKRIISLCIAVALAISMFAGCANKNDKKSAASSEQANAEKPVDWYLNLSWFSSKWGDDWVTQKIIKDTGFKVNVIVPPAGGENQKLTTMIASGTLPDLITLGWSDTNLNQMISAKMLTPLNKLADKYAPDFYKNADKDVLIWNTKDDGNVYGYNCYTTNPEAVKNDPNVFSNYDMWVRKDIYEAIGKPDMATTEGFLKALRDAKAKYPTVENGTLIPLGVKPFGADGDENGSLSLCRELMDFLAIPYQTSDGKIYDRYTDPEYLRWLKMFRQATQEKLIPPDDFADNGDKVCTNLQNGRYFCMIDQWTDYTGQIQTWYASNPDKAYIAIPGPKNISGAEPTLSAGSPNGWLTTVISATGKHQENAIKFMTYMLSPEATELQIAGIEGKTFTKQGDKYIITQEYKDMLAKNDVSSGVGQWAYFCTNPQSVDYIDNILPSTKLIRDWNKPYSFYNGAFEFVPFEANTPEAKNQVSLYSLWDKTLPSLLHAKSDADFDKIMSDYVAKRKTLGYDTVNAALQKQLDSNNAKIAKFAK